A genomic region of Arachis stenosperma cultivar V10309 chromosome 9, arast.V10309.gnm1.PFL2, whole genome shotgun sequence contains the following coding sequences:
- the LOC130947811 gene encoding ABC transporter B family member 11-like, translating into MGGENSVDEKEKSKSDDEATASENQGEAKTVNGEKVDQKGKKNEKQETVPFHKLFYFADSTDILLMVAGTIGAIGNGMGLPLMTLLFGQMINSFGANQQNSNVVDEVSKVALKFVYLAIGSGVSAFLQVSCWMVTGERQAARIRGLYLKTILRQDVAFFDRETNTGEVVGRMSGDTVLIQDAMGEKVGKFIQLVATFIGGYVVAFIKGWLLTVVMLSTLPLLVVAGAAMAIGISKMASRGQAAYAKAAHVVEQTIGSIRTVASFTGEKQAVSDYDKHLVEAYKSGLQEGSMEGFGLGTMMLFIFCGYSLAVWFGAKMVMEKGYNGGTVINVIVAVLTASMSLGQASPSLSAFAAGQAAAYKMFQTIERKPEIDSYDPSGKILEDIQGDIVLRDVCFSYPSRPEELIFNGLSLHIPSGTTAALVGESGSGKSTVISLIERFYDPQAGEVLIDGINLKEFQLRWIRGKIGLVSQEPVLFASSIRENIAYGKEGATTEEIKASTELANAAKFIDKLPQGLDTMVGEHGVQLSGGQKQRIAIARAILKDPRILLLDEATSALDAESERVVQEALDRIMVNRTTVVVAHRLSTVRNAEMIAVIHRGKMVEQGTHLELLKDPEGAYSQLVRLQQVNKESKESADHQSKNELSSESFRQSSQRKSLQRSISRGSSIGNSSRHSFNVSFGLPTGVNAPDPDHEIFEAKEEAPEVPLLRLATLNKPEIPVLLIGCLAAVGNGVIFPIFGVLLSSVIKTFYEPFHEMRKDSRFWSLMFVVLGLASFFMIPARAYFFSVAGSKLIQRIRLMCFEKVVNMEVGWFDEPDNSSGTIGARLSADAASVRALVGDALGLLVNNIACALAGLIIAFVASWQLALIVLVLLPLVGINGYVSVKFMKGFSADAKVMYEEASQVANDAVGSIRTVASFCAEDKVMELYRKKCEGPMKSGIRQGVISGSGFGISFFFMFCVYATSFYAGARLMKAGKATFSDVFRVFFALTMAAIGVSQSSSFAPDSSKAKSAAASIFGIIDRKSKIDPSDESGRTLDTVRGDIEICHVSFKYPSRPDVQIFRDLSLAIHSGKTVALVGESGSGKSTVISLLQRFYEPDSGEITLDGVEIRQLQLKWLRQQMGLVSQEPVLFNESIRANIAYGKGGNATESEIIAAAELANAHRFISGLHQGYDTIVGERGTQLSGGQKQRVAIARAIIKSPKILLLDEATSALDAESERVVQDALDKVMVNRTTVVVAHRLSTIKNADVIAVVKNGVIVEKGRHETLINVKDGFYASLVQLHTSASTV; encoded by the exons ATGGGTGGAGAAAATAGTgtagatgaaaaagagaagagtaAAAGTGATGATGAAGCAACCGCATCAGAGAATCAAGGAGAAGCAAAAACCGTGAACGGTGAAAAAGTGGAtcagaagggaaagaaaaatgagaagCAGGAAACGGTGCCGTTTCACAAGCTGTTTTACTTTGCAGACTCCACAGACATTCTTTTGATGGTAGCTGGGACCATTGGTGCGATTGGAAATGGCATGGGTTTGCCTCTCATGACGCTCCTCTTTGGTCAAATGATTAATAGCTTCGGTGCTAACCAGCAAAATTCAAACGTGGTGGATGAAGTTTCCAAG GTTGCTTTAAAATTTGTGTACTTGGCAATTGGAAGTGGGGTGTCAGCGTTCCTCC AGGTTAGTTGCTGGATGGTCACAGGAGAGAGACAAGCAGCAAGAATCAGGGGATTGTATTTGAAGACTATACTGAGACAAGATGTTGCTTTCTTTGATAGAGAAACAAACACTGGTGAGGTGGTTGGGAGGATGTCCGGTGACACAGTTCTCATACAAGATGCCATGGGTGAGAAG GTTGGGAAGTTTATTCAGCTAGTAGCAACATTTATTGGTGGATATGTGGTTGCATTTATCAAAGGGTGGCTTCTTACTGTTGTGATGTTGTCCACTCTTCCACTTCTTGTTGTGGCTGGTGCTGCCATGGCCATAGGCATAAGCAAGATGGCTTCCAGAGGTCAAGCTGCATATGCAAAAGCTGCACATGTTGTTGAACAAACTATAGGCTCAATAAGAACT GTTGCATCCTTTACAGGGGAAAAACAAGCAGTATCTGATTATGACAAGCATCTTGTGGAAGCCTACAAATCAGGACTACAAGAAGGTTCCATGGAAGGGTTTGGTCTAGGCACAATGATGCTTTTTATCTTCTGTGGCTATTCTCTGGCTGTATGGTTTGGCGCAaagatggtaatggaaaagggATATAACGGCGGCACGGTGATTAATGTCATTGTTGCCGTGTTAACTGCTTCCAT GTCTCTTGGTCAGGCATCTCCTAGCTTGAGCGCTTTCGCGGCAGGTCAGGCTGCGGCATACAAAATGTTTCAGACAATTGAGAGGAAGCCGGAGATAGATTCGTATGATCCGAGTGGAAAGATATTGGAGGATATCCAAGGTGACATTGTGTTAAGAGATGTTTGTTTCAGTTATCCATCAAGACCTGAGGAATTGATATTCAATGGACTCTCCCTTCATATACCGAGTGGCACCACTGCGGCTTTAGTCGGAGAAAGTGGAAGTGGAAAGTCCACAGTTATCAGTTTGATAGAAAGATTCTATGATCCACAAGCTGGTGAGGTTCTCATTGATGGCATCAACTTGAAAGAGTTTCAGCTTAGGTGGATCAGAGGAAAAATCGGCCTTGTTAGCCAGGAGCCGGTTTTGTTTGCGTCTAGCATTAGGGAGAATATTGCATATGGAAAGGAAGGAGCAACAACTGAGGAGATCAAAGCATCCACTGAACTCGCAAATGCTGCCAAGTTCATCGATAAATTGCCACAG GGATTGGACACAATGGTTGGTGAGCATGGAGTTCAGTTGTCCGGGGGACAGAAGCAGCGCATTGCCATAGCGAGAGCGATCCTGAAAGATCCGAGGATTCTGCTTCTAGATGAAGCCACAAGTGCACTGGATGCAGAGTCCGAAAGAGTAGTGCAAGAGGCTCTAGATAGGATCATGGTTAACCGAACTACTGTGGTAGTCGCGCATCGCCTCAGCACAGTGAGGAATGCTGAAATGATTGCTGTGATTCATAGAGGGAAGATGGTTGAGCAAG GTACACACCTAGAATTACTCAAGGATCCTGAGGGAGCTTACTCTCAGCTTGTACGCTTACAACAAGTAAACAAGGAATCAAAAGAAAGTGCAGATCATCAAAGCAAGAATGAACTTTCATCAGAGTCTTTTAGACAATCCAGTCAAAGGAAATCACTCCAAAGATCTATCAGCAGGGGATCATCGATAGGGAACAGCAGCCGCCACTCGTTTAATGTTTCGTTCGGTTTGCCTACTGGAGTTAATGCCCCTGATCCTGACCATGAAATATTCGAAGCTAAGGAAGAAGCGCCGGAGGTTCCACTACTGCGCCTGGCCACCCTCAACAAGCCGGAGATTCCAGTTCTTCTGATTGGATGTTTAGCAGCCGTAGGAAATGGAGTCATATTTCCAATATTCGGAGTCTTGCTTTCTAGTGTGATCAAAACATTCTATGAGCCATTTCATGAGATGAGAAAGGACTCAAGGTTTTGGTCACTAATGTTTGTTGTACTTGGCCTTGCATCGTTTTTTATGATTCCGGCCCGTGCATACTTCTTTTCTGTGGCTGGATCAAAGTTAATTCAACGTATAAGGTTAATGTGTTTCGAGAAGGTTGTCAACATGGAAGTTGGTTGGTTTGATGAGCCGGATAACTCAAGCGGCACCATTGGCGCAAGGCTCTCGGCCGATGCTGCATCCGTTCGCGCCCTTGTTGGCGATGCACTTGGGCTCTTAGTTAATAACATAGCATGCGCGTTGGCTGGTTTAATCATCGCCTTCGTCGCCAGCTGGCAGTTGGCATTGATTGTTCTTGTCTTGCTTCCCCTGGTTGGTATAAATGGATATGTTTCAGTGAAATTCATGAAAGGATTTAGTGCAGATGCAAAG GTGATGTATGAGGAAGCAAGCCAAGTTGCTAATGATGCAGTTGGAAGCATAAGAACTGTTGCCTCATTCTGTGCTGAAGACAAGGTTATGGAACTATATAGGAAGAAATGTGAAGGCCCTATGAAATCAGGGATCAGACAAGGGGTGATTAGTGGATCAGGATTCGgtatttcatttttctttatgttttgtgtctatGCAACAAGTTTCTATGCCGGAGCTAGGTTAATGAAGGCCGGGAAGGCGACATTCTCAGATGTTTTCCGG GTTTTCTTTGCTTTAACTATGGCTGCTATTGGAGTATCCCAATCAAGTTCCTTTGCCCCTGACTCAAGCAAAGCCAAGTCAGCTGCTGCTTCCATATTTGGAATAATTGATAGGAAATCAAAGATAGATCCTAGTGATGAGTCCGGTAGAACCTTGGATACCGTCAGGGGCGATATCGAGATTTGTCATGTAAGCTTCAAGTATCCATCTCGGCCAGATGTACAAATTTTCCGGGATCTTAGCCTCGCTATCCATTCTGGCAAG ACAGTGGCACTTGTTGGAGAAAGTGGAAGTGGGAAATCAACAGTGATATCGTTGTTACAGAGATTTTATGAGCCAGATTCAGGTGAAATCACACTGGATGGTGTAGAAATAAGGCAGTTACAGCTCAAGTGGTTACGGCAACAAATGGGACTTGTAAGCCAAGAACCAGTGTTGTTCAATGAATCCATCCGTGCAAATATTGCTTATGGAAAAGGTGGGAATGCAACTGAATCAGAAATCATAGCTGCTGCAGAATTGGCCAATGCACATAGGTTTATCAGTGGTTTACATCAG GGATATGACACTATAGTGGGAGAGAGGGGAACCCAATTGTCTGGTGGGCAAAAGCAACGTGTAGCTATAGCACGTGCCATAATCAAAAGTCCAAAGATATTACTATTAGATGAAGCAACAAGTGCATTAGATGCAGAGTCAGAAAGAGTTGTTCAAGATGCATTAGACAAAGTCATGGTCAACAGGACCACCGTGGTCGTGGCACACCGCTTATCCACAATAAAAAACGCTGATGTTATTGCTGTGGTGAAGAACGGAGTTATAGTAGAGAAAGGAAGACATGAAACATTGATTAATGTTAAGGATGGATTTTATGCATCTTTAGTTCAACTTCACACAAGTGCTTCAACTGTGTGA